A genomic region of Prionailurus bengalensis isolate Pbe53 chromosome D1, Fcat_Pben_1.1_paternal_pri, whole genome shotgun sequence contains the following coding sequences:
- the SYT12 gene encoding synaptotagmin-12, with protein sequence MAMDVAEYHLSVIKSPPGWEVGVYTAGALALLGIAAVSLWKLWTSGSFPSPSPFPNYDYRYLQQKYGETYAEAKQKRVPAWNAQRASTRGPPSRKGSLSIEDTFESISELGPLELMGRELDLAPYGTLRKSQSADSLNSISSVSNTFGQDFTLGQVEVSMDYDAASHTLHVAVLQGKDLLEREEAGFESCFMRVSLLPDEQIVGISRIQRNAYSIFFDEKFSIPLDPAALEEKSLRFSVFGIDEDERNISTGVVELKLSVLDLPLQPFSGWLYLQDQNKAADAVGEILLSLSYLPTAERLTVVVVKAKNLIWTNDKTTADPFVKVYLLQDGRKMSKKKTAVKRDDPNPVFNEAMIFSVPAIVLQDLSLRVTVAESSSDGRGDNVGHVIIGPSASGMGTTHWNQMLATLRRPVSMWHPVRRN encoded by the exons ATGGCCATGGACGTGGCAGAATACCACCTGAGCG TCATCAAGAGCCCTCCTGGCTGGGAGGTGGGTGTCTACACCGCTGGGGCCCTGGCGCTGCTGGGAATTGCGGCCGTGAGCCTGTGGAAGCTCTGGACATCGGGGagcttccccagcccctccccgttCCCTAACTACGACTATAGGTACCTTCAGCAGAAGTATGGCGAGACCTACGCAGAGGCCAAGCAGAAG AGAGTGCCTGCCTGGAATGCCCAGCGGGCCAGCACTCGGGGACCGCCCAGTCGCAAAGGCAGCCTCAGCATCGAGGACACGTTTGAGAGCATCAGCGAGCTGGGGCCCCTGGAGCTGATGGGCCGGGAGCTGGACCTGGCCCCCTACGGGACCCTCCGCAAGTCCCAGTCGGCCGACTCCCTGAACTCCATCTCCTCCGTGAGCAACACCTTCGGGCAGGACTTCACGCTGGGCCAGGTGGAAGTAAGCATGGACTACGATGCCGCCTCCCACACCCTCCACGTGGCCGTGCTGCAGGGCAAGGACCTCCTGGAGCGCGAAGAAGCCGGTTTCGAGTCCTGCTTCATGCGCGTCAGCCTGCTGCCCGATGAGCAGATCGTGGGCATTTCCCgg ATCCAGAGGAATGCCTACTCCATCTTCTTTGACGAGAAGTTCTCCATTCCCCTGGACCCTGCAGCCCTGGAGGAGAAGAGCCTGCGTTTTTCCGTGTTTGGCATCGATGAGGACGAGCGGAACATCAGCACGGGCGTGGTGGAGCTGAAGCTTTCCGTGCTCGACCTCCCGCTACAGCCCTTCAGCGGCTGGCTCTACCTACAGGACCAGAACAAG GCTGCCGACGCTGTGGGCGAGATCTTGCTGTCCCTCAGCTACCTCCCTACGGCTGAGCGCCTCACTGTGGTGGTGGTGAAGGCCAAGAATCTCATCTGGACCAACGACAAGACCACGGCAG ACCCCTTCGTCAAAGTGTACCTGCTTCAGGATGGGAGGAAGATGAGCAAAAAGAAGACAGCCGTGAAGAGGGATGACCCCAACCCAGTGTTCAACGAAGCCATGATCTTCTCGGTGCCAGCCATCGTGCTCCAG GACCTGTCTCTCCGTGTGACGGTGGCTGAGAGTAGCAGCGATGGCCGAGGGGACAACGTGGGCCATGTCATCATCGGGCCGTCAGCCAGTGGCATGGGCACCACGCACTGGAACCAGATGCTGGCCACGCTGCGCAGGCCCGTGTCCATGTGGCACCCTGTTCGGCGAAACTAG
- the RHOD gene encoding rho-related GTP-binding protein RhoD, whose product MKAAQTADAEAPPGARSVKVVLVGDGGCGKTSLLMVFTEGAFPESYTPTVFERVTVNLQMKGKPLNLQIWDTAGQVDYDRLRPLFYPDASVLLLCFDVTSPHSFDNIFNRWYPEVNHFCKEVPLIVVGCKTDLRKDKSLVKKLRKNRLEPVTYHRGQEMARSVGAVAYLECSALLQENVHAVFQEAAEVALSSRSRNFWRRVTRSFCVLT is encoded by the exons ATGAAGGCCGCCCAGACCGCGGACGCCGAGGCGCCGCCGGGCGCACGGTCCGTCAAGGTGGTGCTGGTGGGCGACGGCGGCTGCGGGAAGACGTCGCTGCTGATGGTCTTCACTGAGGGGGCCTTCCCCGAG AGCTACACCCCCACTGTGTTTGAGCGGGTCACCGTTAATCTGCAAATGAAGGGCAAACCCCTGAACCTCCAAATCTGGGACACAGCAG GACAAGTTGACTATGACCGCCTGCGGCCCCTGTTCTACCCTGACGCCAGTGTCCTGCTCCTCTGCTTTGATGTAACCAGCCCACACAGCTTTGACAACATCTTTAACCGG tGGTACCCAGAGGTGAACCACTTCTGCAAGGAGGTGCCCCTCATTGTCGTGGGCTGCAAAACGGACCTGCGCAAGGACAAGTCGCTGGTGAAGAAGTTGCGGAAAAATAGACTGGAGCCTGTTACCTACCACAGG GGCCAGGAGATGGCGAGGTCCGTGGGCGCAGTGGCCTACCTTGAGTGCTCGGCCTTGCTCCAGGAAAACGTCCACGCGGTCTTCCAGGAAGCAGCCGAGGTGGCCCTGAGCAGCCGCAGTCGCAACTTCTGGAGGAGGGTTACCCGGAGCTTTTGTGTGCTGACCTGA